The DNA region TACTTCACTTCTATTGGAGCTACCATGATTGTCTGTAGCCAAAAACTCAACCATGTTATTTTTCAAATAATATCGTGCTTCATCAGAATTTAGGCCTTCCAAATTAACTTGAAAATATACGTTCATTTCTTTCATCCTATGTGCTAAATCTTTATTTTCATATAACCATTTATACCTTTCTACATGAACGAGTATTATTTCATATCCATCTAATTGCAAATTAAAGATAGAATCTAAAGCATAAAAAGGAAAAGTTTGGGTTGGAAATTCTATTAAACAAAAGGTATCATTAAAAGGTATAAATTCTTTATAGTTTGGAGTTAAATACAATTCAGATGCTAAAAAAGTTTTTATTCCCACTTCTTTTTCTATTATATCTTTTAAATTGTTATAAGTTTTTTTGATCTTTTCTATATCTGTTTCAACAGATGGATTATTAATATGAGGAGTAAAAATAGTATATAAAATATTATTTTCTTTATATTTTTTTAATTCTTTTATTGTTTCTTCAACGGAGTCTACTCCATCATCAATGCCAGGAAGTAAATGGTTATGAATATCTATAAACATTTTTATTCCCCCTTTTTTATTGACCCATACTTGTAACCCCTTTAATTTTTAAAATGTATTTTGGCCTTTTTAAAAAATATTTATTTCTGAATTATTAATCGTTCACAGTTGTTCTTCTCTTCCTTCTTTTCTTTTTTTCTCCATCTTCGGAATAATAATAATAGTAGTAATAATAATTGGATGACTGGACATTTAAGTCGTTTATAACCGTTCCCAATAATTTTACACCTGAAACATTTATGTTATCATAAGCGTTTCTTAAACCTGTTTTTATAGTACCATTTATTCGAGTAATTAATACAATACCATCAGAATACCTCGAAGCTATAACACTATCAGAACTAACAAGCACAGGTGGAAGATCTATTATTATCTTTTCGTATTGTTCTTTTAATTTTTCGAGCATAATTTTGAATTCATTGGATGTTAAAACGGCTGTTGGGTTAGGCGGTATTACTCCAACTGGTAAAATATCTAAGGTATCCAATCCTTCTATAGGAGATTGGATTGCTCTTTCAAGCGGAACCCCTCTTAATAAATGGTTAACAAGCCCTACATTTCTTGATTTCAATTCAAAAATCTTTTCAATCCTAGGTCT from Petrotoga sp. 9PWA.NaAc.5.4 includes:
- a CDS encoding CpsB/CapC family capsule biosynthesis tyrosine phosphatase; translated protein: MFIDIHNHLLPGIDDGVDSVEETIKELKKYKENNILYTIFTPHINNPSVETDIEKIKKTYNNLKDIIEKEVGIKTFLASELYLTPNYKEFIPFNDTFCLIEFPTQTFPFYALDSIFNLQLDGYEIILVHVERYKWLYENKDLAHRMKEMNVYFQVNLEGLNSDEARYYLKNNMVEFLATDNHGSSNRSEVDLSLFDKYSNIAKKALGILGIKD